ATCCCGGTCGCCTGTTTTGGCCACGCTGGTGATGGCAACATCCACACCAACATCATGGTCGCCGATTACGATGACCCCGAAATCAAAGCCAAGGCCGATGCCGCTCTGGACCGACTCTTCACCTGGGTGATCGAAAACGACGGCGTCATCAGCGGCGAGCACGGCATCGGACTGGCAAAAAAACCATGGATCACTCAAGCACTCGGAGAAACCTCCATGGAAGTCCACCGCCAAATCAAACAAACCCTCGACCCCAAAAACATCCTGAACCCCGGAAAGTTTCTTGATTGATCAACGAACCAATAGAAACGATCCCCTGATCCCCCACCATCTCATCAACTTCCCCCTTTGAGCCTTAGCCCGAAAATAAAAAACAGGACTCACGCCAAGCCGCAAAGTCGCTAAGCAAGAAAGAACCCATTACCCACAGATACCGATTCTCCTTTGCTTTTTTGGAGCATAACAAATGAACAAAGTTAATCGATTAGCTCAGTAAAACCATCATGAACATAACCAGAAAGGAACTCTCACATGAGGCAAACGAGCTGGCGAAGGTGGCTGTAAACTGCGCCTATGTCCTTCATCGTGAAACCGGCCCTGGACTATTAGAGTCTGTTTATGAAGTGGTTCTATCCAAAATGCTTACCGACAAGGGAATCATCGTTGATAGACAAAAGCCTATACCGATTCAACTCATGGGAGCTACTTTTACTGAGGGCTTTCGAGCCGACCTCCTGCTCAATAACACACTTCTTATTGAACTGAAATCCGTAGAAAAAATCCACCCCTTACACAGCAAGCAAACGCTCACGTATTTAAGGCTTCTGGATCT
The Oceaniferula marina DNA segment above includes these coding regions:
- a CDS encoding GxxExxY protein, with the protein product MNITRKELSHEANELAKVAVNCAYVLHRETGPGLLESVYEVVLSKMLTDKGIIVDRQKPIPIQLMGATFTEGFRADLLLNNTLLIELKSVEKIHPLHSKQTLTYLRLLDLPLGLLINFGSPTLKEGTKRIVNNYYESP